One part of the Sporosarcina ureae genome encodes these proteins:
- a CDS encoding uracil-DNA glycosylase, which yields MFRIPDEMVRIALERSEGFPVEGFVRGEGPKSPTLLLIGEAPGEHEAIHGVPFVGRAGDELMKSLSSIGLTREDVYMTSSFRSRPYKWGTKKERDGTLTERKYNRPPTQKEQLAHALVLDFEVANLQPKLIVTLGNIGLQRLLGKHAKVTALHGQVLTQPVQYLAALEDKQYSLTDESYTILPTFHPASVFYRPSLRPELEADWQRIGEYLQGLTQHPFE from the coding sequence ATGTTTCGCATACCAGATGAAATGGTGCGTATAGCTTTAGAACGTAGCGAAGGATTTCCGGTAGAAGGCTTTGTCCGTGGAGAAGGTCCGAAATCACCTACACTCTTATTGATCGGAGAGGCGCCAGGGGAACATGAAGCGATACATGGTGTTCCGTTCGTTGGACGTGCAGGTGATGAGCTGATGAAGTCACTTTCATCCATTGGTTTAACGCGTGAAGATGTTTATATGACTAGTTCATTCCGAAGTAGACCTTATAAATGGGGGACGAAGAAAGAACGAGATGGAACGTTAACGGAACGTAAATATAATCGTCCACCGACACAAAAAGAGCAACTGGCCCATGCGCTTGTACTTGATTTTGAAGTAGCAAATCTTCAACCTAAGCTCATTGTGACACTTGGTAATATTGGTTTACAGCGATTGCTTGGAAAACATGCGAAGGTCACAGCCTTGCATGGACAAGTTCTTACGCAACCTGTTCAATATTTGGCGGCATTAGAAGATAAACAATATAGTTTAACGGATGAATCCTACACGATATTACCGACATTCCATCCAGCATCCGTATTTTATCGCCCATCTCTTAGACCCGAACTTGAAGCCGATTGGCAGCGTATCGGTGAGTATCTTCAAGGGCTTACGCAACATCCATTTGAATAA
- a CDS encoding MFS transporter, which yields MFDAMDVGILSFIIAALAVEWNLTSTEMGWIGSVNSIGMAIGAFGFGLLADRIGRKHVFMLTLVLFSVASGLSALTTTLWAFLALRFLVGAGLGGELPVASTLVSESVSAKERGRVVVLLESFWAAGWLIAALIAYFVIPAFGWRVALIITALPAFYAIYLRRNLPDSKKFEEEGKTTETTGHKLKQLLAPAFRRRTIMLWIVWFAVVFSYYGMFLWLPSVMVIKGFSLIKSFGYVLLMTLAQLPGYFSAAWLIERMGRKFVLATYLFGTAISALAFGNAETLTTLMLAGAFLSFFNLGAWGALYAYSPEQYPTAIRATGSGVAAAIGRVGGIFGPLLVGSLLAAGYGFGIIFGIFCAAIMVGVLAVIFLGTETKQTELT from the coding sequence ATGTTCGATGCGATGGATGTCGGAATTTTATCCTTCATCATTGCTGCGCTCGCTGTTGAATGGAATCTAACTTCAACAGAGATGGGATGGATCGGCAGTGTGAACTCTATCGGTATGGCCATCGGAGCATTTGGCTTCGGTTTATTAGCCGATCGGATTGGACGAAAACATGTATTCATGCTGACGTTGGTGTTGTTTTCCGTAGCGAGTGGCTTATCCGCACTGACGACGACTCTGTGGGCATTCTTGGCATTGCGTTTCTTAGTCGGAGCAGGATTGGGTGGGGAACTCCCAGTCGCATCGACGCTTGTGTCAGAAAGTGTTTCGGCAAAAGAGCGTGGGCGGGTAGTCGTTCTGTTGGAAAGTTTTTGGGCGGCTGGTTGGCTTATTGCTGCGTTGATCGCATATTTTGTAATTCCTGCATTCGGTTGGCGTGTCGCATTGATCATCACGGCTTTGCCTGCTTTCTATGCAATTTATCTACGCCGAAATTTACCGGATTCCAAAAAGTTTGAAGAAGAAGGTAAAACGACAGAAACGACAGGTCATAAACTTAAACAATTACTTGCTCCGGCATTCAGGAGACGAACGATTATGTTGTGGATCGTTTGGTTTGCTGTTGTCTTCTCATATTACGGTATGTTCCTGTGGTTACCGAGTGTCATGGTGATCAAAGGTTTCAGTCTGATCAAAAGCTTTGGCTATGTATTACTCATGACATTGGCACAGCTTCCTGGTTATTTCAGTGCCGCATGGCTAATCGAGCGCATGGGACGTAAATTTGTTCTGGCTACTTATTTATTTGGAACGGCAATCAGTGCGCTTGCTTTCGGTAATGCGGAGACATTGACTACATTGATGCTAGCTGGTGCATTTCTATCCTTCTTCAACCTAGGAGCGTGGGGAGCACTCTATGCTTATTCTCCGGAACAATATCCTACAGCTATTCGAGCTACGGGGTCTGGAGTCGCTGCTGCTATTGGGCGCGTGGGAGGCATTTTCGGACCGCTTCTTGTAGGCTCGTTGTTAGCAGCAGGCTATGGGTTCGGAATCATCTTTGGCATTTTTTGTGCAGCTATTATGGTAGGAGTGCTAGCTGTGATATTCCTTGGAACAGAAACGAAACAAACCGAATTGACATAG
- a CDS encoding siderophore ABC transporter substrate-binding protein: MKKLTLSLFALILMLALAACGGAKEEEKPADNATPEDKPAEESTEVTIEHELGETTLEKNPEKVVVFDFGTLDTLDELGVEVAGLPQSNVPGYLSKYEDEKYENLGSLKEPDFEAINEMKPDVILISARQADLYDQLSEIAPTIYLGVDTSNYMESFKENMGKIATIFDKEDEMNTELANVDASIEEIKAKTEGIDSKALIVLATEGKVSAYGPSSRFGLVHDVFGFEPADDKIEVSTHGQNITFEYILETNPDILFVIDRDAAIGNGATAKDSVENDLVKKTNAFKNEKMVYLNGEYWYLSGGGLQSIKEMIKEVEAGL, from the coding sequence ATGAAAAAACTTACACTCTCCCTATTTGCACTAATCTTAATGCTTGCACTAGCTGCTTGTGGCGGTGCAAAAGAAGAAGAAAAACCTGCAGACAACGCAACACCTGAAGATAAGCCAGCTGAAGAAAGTACGGAAGTAACAATTGAACATGAACTTGGCGAAACAACACTTGAGAAAAACCCTGAAAAAGTTGTAGTATTCGACTTTGGAACTTTGGATACATTAGATGAGCTTGGAGTAGAGGTAGCAGGTCTTCCACAATCAAACGTACCTGGTTACCTATCTAAGTATGAAGATGAAAAGTATGAAAACCTTGGTAGTTTGAAAGAGCCTGACTTTGAAGCAATCAATGAAATGAAGCCTGATGTAATTCTGATCTCTGCTCGTCAAGCAGATTTGTATGACCAGTTGTCTGAAATCGCACCAACTATCTACTTGGGCGTTGATACATCTAACTATATGGAATCTTTCAAAGAGAACATGGGTAAAATTGCTACAATCTTCGATAAAGAAGATGAAATGAATACTGAATTAGCAAATGTAGATGCAAGCATCGAAGAAATCAAAGCTAAAACTGAAGGAATCGACAGCAAAGCATTGATCGTCTTGGCAACTGAAGGAAAAGTAAGTGCATACGGTCCAAGCTCACGTTTCGGACTAGTTCACGACGTATTCGGTTTTGAACCGGCTGATGACAAAATTGAAGTTTCTACACATGGACAAAATATTACGTTTGAATATATCTTAGAAACAAACCCAGATATTCTTTTCGTGATCGACCGCGACGCAGCAATTGGTAACGGTGCAACAGCAAAAGATTCGGTTGAAAATGACCTAGTGAAGAAAACAAATGCATTCAAGAACGAAAAAATGGTTTATTTGAATGGTGAATACTGGTACCTATCTGGTGGCGGACTTCAATCAATCAAAGAAATGATCAAAGAAGTAGAAGCTGGACTATAA
- a CDS encoding ABC transporter ATP-binding protein, protein MIQVRELTKFYGKKAVVEKVSVNIHRGKITSFIGPNGAGKSTLLSMVSRLMDADTGEVLLDKHKVKEMKSNDFAKRVAILKQSNFMNVKLTIRELVAFGRFPHCKGRLQDEDERMVDQALEYMGLIDMQEAYLDELSGGQRQRAFIAMTIAQDTDYILLDEPLNNLDMKHSVQIMKILRQLVDDLGKTVVIVLHDINFASVYSDRIVALKNGKVVKDGLTNDIITSESLREIYDMEIPIQQMKNCRICVYFNS, encoded by the coding sequence ATGATTCAAGTTCGTGAGCTAACGAAATTTTATGGCAAAAAAGCAGTCGTCGAAAAGGTCAGTGTAAATATACATCGTGGAAAAATCACATCATTCATTGGACCAAACGGGGCTGGTAAATCTACTCTTCTTTCAATGGTAAGTCGATTAATGGATGCCGACACGGGCGAAGTATTGCTTGATAAACATAAAGTAAAAGAAATGAAATCCAATGACTTTGCTAAGCGCGTTGCGATATTAAAGCAATCCAACTTCATGAACGTTAAGTTGACAATCCGTGAACTCGTCGCATTCGGCCGTTTCCCGCACTGTAAGGGCCGTTTGCAAGATGAAGATGAGCGGATGGTTGATCAGGCGCTTGAATATATGGGCTTGATCGACATGCAAGAAGCTTATTTGGATGAATTATCCGGTGGACAGCGTCAACGAGCTTTCATTGCGATGACGATTGCACAAGATACGGATTATATTTTACTGGATGAGCCGCTAAATAACTTGGATATGAAACATTCTGTACAGATTATGAAAATCTTGCGTCAGCTTGTTGATGATTTAGGAAAAACAGTGGTTATCGTCTTGCATGACATTAACTTTGCGTCCGTCTATTCAGACCGTATCGTTGCATTAAAGAATGGTAAAGTCGTCAAGGACGGTTTAACCAACGATATTATTACATCAGAGTCATTGCGTGAGATCTATGATATGGAGATTCCGATTCAACAAATGAAGAATTGCCGTATTTGCGTCTACTTTAACTCGTAA
- a CDS encoding iron chelate uptake ABC transporter family permease subunit — translation MRNRTKLLILLAFSLVFCGLYLFHDLNGSYDYALPRRAIKVVAMVLTGVAVAYSTVIFQTITHNRILTPSIMGLDSLYILLQTVLIFFFGSTSFVLINQQFNFMLSVGAMVLFALLLYHFLFGRGNRPIYFLLLVGIIVGTFFGSISTFLQVMIDPNEFLRVQDKMFASFNNINGDLVWWAFAILVITLIIGWRYINELDVLSLGRDTAINLGVPYQKVVKLMLILSAVLIAVSTALVGPITFFGLIVANLSYQFFKTFKHSILIMGAALMSIIALVGGQWIVERIFSFSTTLSVIINFVGGMYFIYLLLKESRSS, via the coding sequence ATGCGTAACAGAACGAAGTTACTAATTTTACTAGCATTTTCATTGGTGTTTTGTGGATTATATTTATTCCATGACTTGAACGGTAGTTATGACTATGCGCTTCCTAGAAGAGCCATTAAAGTAGTCGCGATGGTTTTGACAGGTGTCGCCGTGGCATATTCCACCGTCATTTTTCAGACGATTACGCATAACCGTATCCTGACACCGAGTATTATGGGATTGGATTCATTGTATATCCTGTTGCAAACCGTCCTAATATTCTTTTTCGGATCGACATCATTCGTACTGATTAATCAGCAATTCAACTTCATGCTATCGGTTGGAGCGATGGTATTGTTCGCTTTGCTGCTCTATCACTTTTTATTTGGCAGAGGAAACCGTCCAATCTACTTCTTGTTGTTGGTCGGTATTATAGTCGGTACATTCTTTGGAAGTATTTCTACATTCCTGCAAGTGATGATTGACCCGAATGAATTCTTGCGCGTGCAAGATAAGATGTTTGCGAGTTTTAACAATATTAATGGGGATCTCGTCTGGTGGGCATTTGCCATACTGGTCATCACGCTGATTATCGGTTGGCGCTATATCAATGAGCTTGATGTCTTATCATTGGGTCGCGATACAGCGATAAACCTCGGTGTGCCGTATCAGAAAGTCGTCAAACTGATGCTGATCCTGTCCGCCGTGTTAATTGCGGTATCCACGGCACTCGTAGGACCGATTACATTCTTCGGATTAATCGTCGCCAATTTGTCGTATCAATTCTTTAAAACATTTAAGCATTCAATCTTAATCATGGGTGCTGCGTTGATGAGTATCATTGCATTAGTCGGCGGTCAGTGGATCGTCGAACGCATCTTCTCTTTCTCGACCACACTGAGTGTGATCATTAACTTTGTCGGTGGCATGTACTTTATTTACTTATTATTAAAGGAGAGTCGATCCTCATGA
- a CDS encoding ABC transporter permease — translation MKKRYLIIAVILLSFVSLFVGASRITPADLLDWRSEETEIFLISRVPRLVAILLAGAGMSIAGLIMQQLSRNKFVSPTTAGTLDATKLGILVSMLIFTNATLLEKMAVSFTFALLGTFLFMQILDRIKFKDAIFIPLVGLMFGSILSSITTFFAFKANVIQNMSAWLQGDFSMIMKGRYELLYISIPVLIITYLYANRFTVAGMGEDFAKNLGLAYKSIVNIGLVLVALITTTVVLTVGLIPFLGLIIPNIVSIFKGDHLQKTLPHTALLGAVFLLICDILGRVIIFPYEISISLMVGVIGSAIFLFLLFRGKAYA, via the coding sequence ATGAAGAAACGTTACTTAATTATAGCGGTTATACTTCTATCATTCGTTTCGCTGTTTGTTGGCGCAAGCCGAATCACACCAGCGGACCTATTAGACTGGCGCTCAGAAGAAACAGAGATTTTCTTAATTAGTCGAGTTCCACGATTAGTCGCGATACTGCTTGCAGGTGCCGGAATGAGTATTGCCGGTTTAATCATGCAACAACTTAGCCGAAATAAATTCGTTTCCCCAACTACGGCAGGCACATTAGACGCGACCAAGCTTGGAATCTTAGTATCTATGTTGATATTTACTAACGCAACACTACTTGAAAAAATGGCGGTCTCATTCACATTTGCCTTACTTGGTACATTCTTGTTCATGCAAATCCTTGACCGTATTAAATTTAAAGATGCGATATTCATTCCGCTTGTTGGATTGATGTTCGGTAGCATCTTATCTTCCATTACCACATTCTTTGCATTTAAAGCTAACGTGATTCAGAACATGTCTGCTTGGCTTCAAGGAGACTTTTCCATGATCATGAAAGGCCGTTATGAGCTTTTATACATCAGTATTCCTGTGTTAATCATTACATATTTATATGCGAATCGATTTACAGTGGCGGGAATGGGAGAAGATTTTGCCAAGAACTTAGGACTAGCTTACAAGAGTATAGTCAATATTGGATTAGTCCTAGTCGCATTGATTACGACAACTGTAGTATTGACAGTGGGACTGATTCCTTTCTTAGGATTAATCATCCCGAACATCGTCTCCATCTTTAAAGGAGATCATCTACAAAAGACGTTGCCACATACCGCATTACTAGGCGCGGTTTTCCTTCTTATCTGTGACATTCTGGGCAGGGTTATTATATTCCCGTATGAGATCTCGATTAGTTTAATGGTCGGTGTCATCGGAAGCGCAATCTTCCTGTTCTTGTTGTTTAGGGGGAAAGCTTATGCGTAA
- a CDS encoding DUF6612 family protein, whose amino-acid sequence MKKWTTILTAGTLAFVLSACGQTAEPKEDPMTGEKEEVVVKSELTAGEVMEKANAASETQHSLHSDMEIKQKIQMGEDTHDVDSTISMDMILEPLAMHQTVNTQLEGEEVAVEQFITEDGFFMKDPQSGSWMKFEDDMYEQITGQIAGAQESPVDFSMYQEYADDFTFEQTNDEYVLTLKGSGEKFTTLMNDMMKQNMPAGADESLLEESDMKVEKVDMKITLDKKTFFTKDFDMDMIMVLEQQGEQAKITQNIKGTMTKINEIEEIKVPKEILESAVDMSDMMNQQ is encoded by the coding sequence ATGAAAAAGTGGACAACGATTTTAACAGCAGGAACGCTAGCGTTTGTATTGAGTGCTTGTGGTCAAACAGCTGAGCCGAAAGAAGATCCAATGACAGGTGAAAAAGAAGAAGTAGTCGTAAAAAGTGAACTAACAGCCGGTGAAGTAATGGAAAAGGCAAATGCTGCTTCAGAAACTCAACATAGTCTGCATTCCGACATGGAAATTAAGCAGAAGATTCAAATGGGAGAAGATACGCATGATGTTGACTCAACAATTAGTATGGACATGATCTTAGAACCATTGGCTATGCATCAAACGGTCAATACGCAATTAGAGGGTGAAGAAGTGGCTGTAGAGCAGTTCATTACAGAAGACGGTTTCTTCATGAAAGACCCACAATCGGGGAGTTGGATGAAGTTCGAAGATGATATGTACGAACAAATAACGGGACAAATTGCGGGTGCGCAAGAATCACCAGTAGATTTCTCTATGTATCAGGAATATGCAGATGATTTTACATTCGAACAGACGAATGATGAATATGTACTAACATTGAAAGGCTCCGGTGAAAAATTCACGACGCTTATGAATGATATGATGAAACAAAACATGCCAGCGGGAGCAGATGAATCCTTATTAGAAGAATCAGATATGAAAGTGGAAAAAGTGGATATGAAAATCACACTCGATAAAAAGACATTCTTTACGAAAGACTTTGATATGGATATGATTATGGTTCTGGAACAGCAAGGGGAACAAGCTAAAATTACACAAAACATTAAAGGGACTATGACAAAAATCAATGAAATTGAAGAAATCAAAGTGCCTAAGGAAATACTTGAAAGTGCAGTAGATATGAGTGATATGATGAATCAGCAATAA
- the hflX gene encoding GTPase HflX produces the protein MDVLIEKAVIVGVHEQKDLHFEYAMEELKNLAEAIDVEVVGEVSQNLERKNPSTYIGKGKIDEIRDIYEDAEANLLIFNDELSPSQLRNLERELECKIIDRTMLILDIFARRARNREAQMQVELAQLQYTLPRLVGLRASLSRQGGGTGGGLQNKGAGETKLELDRRKIEDQIAKLRRELEHVSDQRETQRKQRVRSGIPVVSIVGYTNAGKSTLMNRLLQYTDVDESKEVSEKNMLFATLETAVRKIKLSDKKEFILTDTVGFVSKLPHHLVQAFRSTLEEAKNADLLLHVVDVSDEEHGHMMDVTNETLEDIGVKSIPTINIYNKSDLAEISYPRIKDQSIWMSAGENKGITELLTLIQQNLFRQYVTCKLMIPYDRGEIVAHLNENASIKDTAYEEEGTVITVEMPQSECERLKEFVLK, from the coding sequence ATGGATGTGTTAATTGAAAAAGCCGTAATTGTCGGCGTGCACGAACAAAAGGATTTGCATTTTGAATATGCAATGGAAGAGTTGAAGAACTTAGCTGAAGCAATAGATGTAGAAGTCGTAGGTGAAGTGTCACAAAATCTGGAACGAAAAAATCCATCCACTTATATTGGAAAAGGAAAGATTGATGAAATCCGGGACATTTATGAAGATGCGGAAGCAAATTTACTCATATTCAATGATGAATTATCTCCTTCTCAGTTGCGAAATCTTGAAAGGGAACTAGAATGTAAAATCATCGACCGTACGATGCTTATATTGGATATTTTTGCGAGACGCGCACGCAATCGAGAAGCACAAATGCAAGTCGAATTGGCACAACTACAATATACATTGCCCCGACTTGTTGGACTTCGTGCATCACTCAGCAGACAAGGTGGCGGTACGGGAGGCGGCTTGCAGAATAAAGGAGCCGGTGAAACAAAGCTTGAGCTCGATCGCCGGAAGATTGAAGATCAGATTGCTAAACTACGACGGGAACTTGAGCATGTAAGTGACCAACGTGAAACACAACGAAAACAACGAGTAAGAAGCGGCATACCTGTCGTATCTATCGTGGGCTATACAAATGCGGGGAAATCGACGTTGATGAATCGCTTATTGCAATATACGGATGTCGATGAATCCAAAGAGGTTAGTGAAAAGAATATGTTATTCGCAACGCTTGAAACCGCTGTTAGAAAGATCAAGCTCTCTGACAAAAAAGAATTCATTTTGACGGATACGGTAGGCTTCGTTTCCAAACTCCCGCACCATCTCGTCCAAGCATTCCGTTCGACGCTAGAAGAAGCTAAGAATGCAGATTTATTATTGCATGTCGTGGATGTTTCTGATGAAGAACATGGCCATATGATGGATGTAACCAATGAAACCTTAGAAGATATAGGCGTGAAGAGTATTCCTACCATCAATATATATAATAAATCGGACTTGGCTGAAATCTCCTATCCACGCATAAAAGATCAAAGTATTTGGATGTCTGCTGGCGAAAATAAAGGTATCACTGAATTGTTAACATTGATTCAGCAAAACTTATTCCGTCAATATGTCACATGTAAGCTAATGATTCCATATGATCGTGGCGAAATCGTCGCACATCTTAATGAAAATGCCTCAATTAAAGATACTGCGTACGAAGAAGAAGGAACCGTTATCACAGTAGAGATGCCACAAAGTGAATGTGAACGACTGAAAGAATTTGTTCTGAAGTAA
- a CDS encoding VOC family protein: MKLDHIVYFTRDHVKNVVKEQRAKGNQAVVGGQHENWGTANALLYTDNVYIEWLTVEDLEKAQAAAADQPLIAQYFYDQQQGDGWATVCFSVEDMEQWKKELDNKGFTTTKILHASRKTEEGTVLRWKMLFIEQSVSNELPYPFFIEWEESEAQRQTRLEKTGARTATHTQQRISECVFHVEDPLRETAEWAVLLSKKVGDTHDIQIGDVLLRFVEKQDTVQRLAGIHCTLND, from the coding sequence ATGAAACTTGATCACATTGTCTATTTCACTCGCGATCACGTTAAAAACGTAGTCAAAGAACAACGTGCAAAAGGCAATCAGGCAGTAGTGGGCGGACAGCATGAGAACTGGGGAACCGCCAATGCATTATTGTATACCGATAATGTATATATTGAATGGCTTACAGTAGAAGATCTCGAAAAAGCGCAAGCCGCAGCCGCCGACCAACCACTTATTGCACAATACTTTTATGATCAGCAACAAGGGGACGGCTGGGCGACTGTATGCTTCTCAGTTGAAGATATGGAACAATGGAAGAAGGAACTAGATAACAAAGGTTTCACAACAACTAAGATTCTTCATGCTTCTCGAAAAACAGAGGAGGGAACAGTGCTTCGTTGGAAGATGCTCTTTATAGAACAAAGTGTATCAAATGAATTACCCTACCCATTTTTTATTGAATGGGAAGAATCAGAAGCACAACGACAGACCCGCCTTGAAAAAACGGGTGCACGTACAGCAACTCATACTCAACAGAGAATTTCAGAATGTGTTTTCCATGTAGAAGATCCATTACGCGAGACAGCGGAGTGGGCAGTGTTATTGTCAAAGAAAGTGGGAGATACACATGACATCCAAATCGGAGATGTTTTATTGCGCTTTGTAGAAAAACAAGACACAGTACAACGCTTGGCGGGGATTCATTGCACATTGAACGATTAG
- a CDS encoding nucleoside deaminase: MKHQEWLTYTVELAVVNVQNGGGPFAAILVKDGEIIGLGVNPPSTVNDPTAHAELLAIQEACAHLQTHDLSDCVLYASGEPCPMCLGASYWATVGQIFYACSKEEAHQAIGFADPLIEFFPDQQLSPEKRSVPFIQNKITDATKPFLVWDQQQSR, encoded by the coding sequence ATGAAGCATCAAGAATGGCTAACGTATACAGTGGAATTGGCTGTAGTAAATGTTCAGAATGGCGGCGGTCCGTTTGCTGCGATACTAGTGAAGGATGGAGAAATCATCGGTTTAGGTGTGAATCCACCGTCAACCGTAAATGACCCAACAGCCCATGCTGAGTTACTGGCAATCCAAGAAGCGTGTGCACACTTACAAACGCACGATTTGTCAGATTGTGTATTATATGCAAGCGGTGAGCCTTGTCCGATGTGCCTTGGTGCGTCATATTGGGCTACTGTCGGACAAATATTTTATGCATGCAGTAAAGAAGAGGCGCATCAAGCAATAGGTTTTGCAGATCCTCTGATAGAATTCTTTCCGGATCAGCAACTATCTCCAGAAAAACGTTCTGTCCCATTCATTCAGAATAAAATAACAGATGCAACAAAACCTTTCTTAGTATGGGATCAACAGCAGTCCAGATAA
- the nfsA gene encoding oxygen-insensitive NADPH nitroreductase, with translation MVIDLLKSHSSVRRYKDEPISRETVMELIKAGQHAASSHFVQACTVMYVTDTEKRGQLAELSKNRRQFYTAGAVLVFCMDYNRLSHAARLHGQEIDYTVAENVLVGAIDVGLFSQNVVIAAESKGYGICYIGGVRNAMEEISEVLELPKGVVPLFGLSIGVPNESNGVKPRLPVEAVLHENTYNEEKYNDLLPAYDEIMKEYYATRDSNQRETTWTKEMADFLEAPRRTELQAFLQKQGFLLN, from the coding sequence ATGGTAATCGATTTATTAAAGTCTCACTCATCAGTTCGACGTTACAAAGATGAACCGATCTCAAGAGAAACAGTAATGGAATTAATTAAGGCAGGTCAGCACGCGGCAAGTTCTCACTTTGTGCAAGCTTGTACCGTCATGTATGTAACGGACACTGAAAAACGTGGACAACTAGCGGAGCTTTCTAAGAACCGCCGCCAATTCTATACAGCAGGAGCCGTATTGGTCTTTTGTATGGACTACAACCGATTATCTCACGCTGCACGTTTACACGGTCAGGAAATTGACTATACCGTAGCAGAGAATGTATTGGTAGGCGCAATTGATGTAGGTCTATTCTCGCAAAATGTCGTCATCGCAGCTGAATCAAAAGGGTATGGTATTTGCTATATCGGCGGCGTACGTAATGCTATGGAAGAAATTTCGGAAGTACTGGAACTACCTAAAGGTGTTGTACCGTTATTTGGCTTGTCGATTGGTGTTCCAAATGAATCCAATGGTGTCAAACCACGGTTACCTGTAGAAGCAGTCTTACATGAAAATACGTATAACGAAGAAAAATACAATGATCTATTACCAGCATATGATGAAATCATGAAAGAATACTACGCTACCCGCGACTCCAATCAACGTGAAACTACATGGACAAAGGAAATGGCAGACTTCCTTGAAGCACCGAGAAGAACCGAACTTCAAGCATTCTTGCAAAAGCAAGGATTCCTATTGAACTGA
- a CDS encoding class I SAM-dependent methyltransferase produces MSVDDVLELLQRRMTDGTFIRATISRPRMKSNDVKRIKLKPLELKGAFYIQFEYQHERVLKHENIALEDVAKPLHDALENFKQFHIDLSDETIQIQISKKMKVSIKRIFLNTEKTVDYAHNRTKNYALHEGTPYPFLIRLGVQTPEGKVKNQKHDKFRQINRFVELIDDTLSHLPKDRPIRILDFGSGKSYLTFALYHYLRIEKGLDIRVTGLDLKKEVIEECQEIARDLHYDQLEFLVGDINEYDGDTAVDMVVTLHACDVATDMALAKAVNWGASVILSVPCCQHELFSQVQAPALDVMLQHGLVKERFAALATDSIRAELLTLVGYEAQLVEFIDMEHTPKNILIRAYRNDKQPSTEQVTRYTAFRNMLQAKPFLENELKPLLGFLPSEV; encoded by the coding sequence ATGTCAGTAGATGACGTGCTGGAACTACTCCAGCGACGCATGACAGATGGAACATTCATCCGCGCGACCATTAGTCGACCACGAATGAAATCCAATGATGTAAAGAGAATTAAGTTAAAACCACTTGAATTAAAAGGTGCATTTTATATTCAATTTGAATATCAGCATGAACGTGTTCTAAAACACGAAAATATAGCACTTGAAGATGTGGCAAAGCCGCTTCATGATGCGTTGGAAAACTTCAAACAGTTTCATATTGATTTATCCGATGAAACGATACAGATTCAGATTTCTAAAAAAATGAAAGTATCCATCAAACGCATTTTCCTAAACACGGAGAAGACCGTTGACTATGCACATAATCGGACAAAGAATTATGCTTTACATGAAGGTACACCATACCCATTCCTTATCCGTCTTGGTGTCCAAACGCCAGAAGGTAAAGTCAAAAATCAAAAACACGATAAGTTTCGTCAGATTAACCGCTTCGTCGAATTGATCGATGACACTCTATCGCATTTACCAAAAGACCGCCCTATTCGTATCTTAGACTTCGGATCAGGTAAATCTTATTTGACGTTCGCATTGTATCACTACTTGCGAATCGAAAAAGGACTCGACATTCGGGTCACGGGATTGGACTTAAAAAAAGAAGTTATTGAAGAGTGTCAGGAAATTGCCCGTGATCTGCATTATGATCAGCTCGAATTCTTAGTAGGCGATATCAATGAATATGATGGGGATACGGCAGTCGACATGGTCGTAACGCTCCACGCATGTGATGTAGCAACTGATATGGCATTAGCAAAAGCCGTTAACTGGGGAGCTTCGGTTATTCTATCCGTTCCTTGTTGTCAGCATGAGCTATTTTCACAAGTTCAAGCTCCTGCACTGGATGTCATGCTGCAGCATGGTCTAGTAAAGGAACGTTTTGCTGCACTTGCAACTGATTCGATTCGTGCCGAACTGTTAACTTTAGTCGGTTACGAAGCACAGCTTGTTGAATTCATCGATATGGAACATACACCAAAGAACATATTGATTCGAGCCTATCGAAACGACAAGCAACCGAGTACTGAGCAAGTCACACGCTATACGGCGTTTAGAAATATGCTGCAAGCAAAGCCATTTCTTGAGAATGAATTAAAACCACTTCTCGGATTTCTGCCTTCAGAAGTCTAA